A genome region from Stegostoma tigrinum isolate sSteTig4 chromosome 37, sSteTig4.hap1, whole genome shotgun sequence includes the following:
- the LOC125467598 gene encoding uncharacterized protein C10orf105-like, which yields MNSEMENGTAATPSVLEFLLTTTETFQRTDLSFENADPLPIIIALICIFLLLATCVSFVALCNPAGLDASRYGPYECMPYHVEDSSEPRLKLWKRLGSLRCSINSLRRNRSFPQPPQTFASRCQMDQNDADLTESTKM from the coding sequence ATGAATTCAGAGATGGAGAATGGGACAGCGGCAACTCCGAGCGTTCTTGAGTTTCTGCTGACAACCACAGAGACATTCCAGAGGACTGATCTCTCGTTTGAAAACGCAGACCCTCTGCCAATCATCATCGCCTTGATATGCATCTTCCTTCTCTTGGCAACATGTGTGAGTTTTGTCGCCTTGTGCAATCCCGCGGGTCTGGATGCTTCCCGCTACGGCCCCTACGAGTGCATGCCGTATCATGTTGAAGACTCCAGTGAGCCCCGATTAAAACTATGGAAGCGCCTGGGTTCCCTGAGGTGCTCGATAAACAGCCTCCGGCGGAATCGATCCTTCCCTCAGCCTCCACAAACTTTCGCAAGTCGTTGTCAGATGGACCAAAACGATGCGGACCTCACAGAGTCAACAAAAATGTAA